The following coding sequences lie in one Arachis stenosperma cultivar V10309 chromosome 5, arast.V10309.gnm1.PFL2, whole genome shotgun sequence genomic window:
- the LOC130979122 gene encoding probable esterase KAI2, protein MGIVEEAHNVKVLGSGDKFIILAHGFGTDQSVWKHFVPHLLDDYRVILYDNMGAGTTNPDYFDFERHSSLEGYAYDLLAILEELSVHSCIFVGHSVSAMIGAVASIARPDLFSKLIMVSASPRYLNDVNYYGGFEQEDLDQLFDAMSANYKAWCNGFAPLAVGGDMESVAVQEFSRTLFNMRPDIALVVSRTIFQSDMRQILVHVTVPCHILQSKKDMAVPVVVSEYLHQNLGGISVVEVMATDGHLPQLSSPDIVIPVLLKHIQHDIVV, encoded by the exons atgggaATAGTAGAGGAAGCTCACAACGTGAAAGTGTTGGGTTCAGGAGACAAGTTCATAATCCTGGCTCATGGATTTGGCACCGATCAATCTGTGTGGAAACACTTCGTCCCTCATCTCCTTGATGATTATCGCGTCATTCTCTACGATAACATGGGTGCAGGTACCACTAACCCTGATTACTTCGACTTTGAAAGACACTCCAGCTTGGAGGGCTATGCCTACGATTTGCTTGCGATTCTTGAAGAACTTTCTGTTCATTCTTGCATCTTTGTTGGCCACTCCGTTTCCGCTATGATTGGCGCTGTTGCTTCTATTGCTCGCCCCGATCTCTTCTCTAAGCTCATCATGGTCTCTGCTTCCCCTAG GTACTTAAACGATGTGAATTACTATGGAGGATTTGAGCAGGAAGATCTAGACCAATTGTTCGACGCTATGTCGGCAAACTACAAAGCATGGTGCAACGGTTTTGCGCCGCTGGCAGTGGGCGGAGATATGGAGTCCGTGGCGGTGCAGGAGTTCAGCAGGACTTTGTTCAACATGAGACCGGACATAGCGCTTGTTGTGTCACGCACCATTTTCCAAAGCGATATGAGGCAGATCTTGGTACACGTCACCGTGCCGTGCCACATCTTGCAGAGCAAGAAGGACATGGCGGTTCCAGTAGTGGTCTCCGAATACCTCCACCAAAACCTCGGCGGCATCTCCGTGGTCGAGGTCATGGCCACTGATGGCCACTTGCCGCAATTGAGCTCGCCGGATATTGTTATTCCAGTGCTTCTCAAGCATATTCAACATGATATTGTGGTATGA